TAGGGCCTTTTAACGCGGCTCCATTGATCACTACTTTAATCTGGCTACACAGATATGCTGAATCTTTCGGAAAAATATGCAGTAGTGGATCTGGGCGGGCCTGAACGTTCGTTGCCTGATATACGGTGTGTTGAGTCCCTTTTTCATCGACGACGAGTACTTTCACGACCGCCCCTGGATTGACATTTTCGGCTACAATAATCTGTCGGGCCGCCATAGGCTTTTCAAAACCTACCTGAATCCACTCGTCGGCAGTGCCATCGGCATAATAGGGTGACCATGCACAGGGACTTTCTCCCATTTCGGGCACTTTACTGGGTTTCCCTAATGCCTGAGAAGCCTTATATTGTTCACCTGTCGGCTCCCCTTTTTTTTCTGAGGATACCCCAACTACCCGACTGGCCCATTGGACAGGAATTGGTTGGGTACTGGCTCGCGGTTGAGAAACGGTCGCCTGCCCGTGGCCTATTGTGATAGCCGCAACAACCCATATACCCGACAAGATGCTCCAACCTTGCATAACTAACTACGTGAACGAAGAGTATAAACAGCCCAAATTAATAATTTACGGCATATCATGCACGAATTATGGATGAGCGGTCTGAAGTCTACACAATGCAACCAGGCTTTAGAAAGCTACCTGGTAAATCTATCTAATTGGTCAGTACCCGATATTCCCAGGGCTTGAGCGTCACCAGAATCTCTGGCTTTAGCTCAACAGGCTGATGGCTGAATACTTCAGTATACATTCCTGTGTACCCGTCTCCCATAAGACGAGCCGTTTGAGGTTGGTCACTTAAGTTCACTACTACCACAATTCGGTCATTGTCGCGCTGCCGATGGAACGCATACACCTTATCGTCATGATCCGTTTCAATTTTGACAACTTTGCCACCCGCTAGTCCATTCCACAAAGCCCGGTTTCGATGCTTAAGCGTAAGCAGGGTTTTGAAAAAGTCACTCTTTTCGTAATTGCCCCAGGGAATGGTATCTTTTTCGGTAAAAGCCAGCCGCTTGTTCAGATTCGACTCCATACCATTGTATACCAGGGGCATACCTTCGAGCGTACTGCTCAGGACAATAAGCGCATCGGCACCAGGGCCAAACGACTCAGTTAAGGTACCATTTTTGGCATTCTCATCATGGTTTTGGGTGAAAATCATCTGGTAGTACCAGGCTGGAAACTTCTTCTGATTGGCATCGCGAACCGAATCAATTTTAGTCGCCCGACTTTCACCTTTGGCTATCGACCGCATGATGTTGTGCAGGCTCCAGCTATAGTTCATATTAAAGCCGCTTTTAAACTGATTGGGGTCATCTTCCCATTCCGAAAGCATAAAAACGGTTTTGATTTTGTCAAGTTTCGGACGGAGTTCAGCCCAGAAATCGTTCGGTACCAAACCCGCTACATTGCAGCGATACCCATCAATATCCGCTTCTTTCACCCAGTATTGCATGGCTTCCATCATGGCCTGCCGCATATCTGGGTTATCGTAGTTCAGACCTACTATGTCCGTCAGGCTACTGGGTTTACCCGTAACCGGGTCAATAGGAGCCGTCATTTTGCCCTTGGCAGTCATGTACCAATCGGGGTGCTGACTGACCCATACATGGTCTCGACCTGTATGGCTGGCTACCCAGTCCAGAATTACACGCAGGCCAAAGGCGTGCGCCCGGTTCACCAGCGATTTAAGATCGGCCACAGTTCCATAAGCCGGGTTGACGGTTTTGTAATCGGCAATTACATAGGGACTGCCCAGCGTTCCCTGCTTGCCTTCCTGACTGATCGGGAAAATCGGCATAAGCCAGATAATATCGACCCCCATTTCTTTCAACCGAGGCAATTGGGCTTCTATAGCTTTGAAGTTCCCCTGAGCCGAAAATTGGCGCGTGTTGACTTCGTAGATCGTTGCGTTTTTAGCCCACTCTGGCGAAGGAGGAGCACCGATGGATGTTGTATCGGAAGGCGTATTTTCGGTTTGGTTCTGGTTCGATTTGCGACAGGCCGTTGTTAAAATCAGCGAGCTGAGCAGAGTGGCCAGGTATATTTTCTTCATGGACGGATGCCTACAGAGTCAATTAAGTTAAGCGTTACGGTTTTGGGTTGTGGATTAGGCCATCATCGGTAAACTACTGGCTTTTAGCTGACGGATCGCTTCAACAGGGTCTGCTGATCGGAATACGGAATTGCCGGCTACCAGTATATCGGCACCAGCCTTCACCAGCGCCTGAGCGTTCTGTTCGCCTACTCCACCATCGATTTCAATTAGGGCTGTTGAGCCAGAGGCCGTCAATAATTGGTTTAACTTTGCTACTTTCTGAAGAGTATGGGGAATAAAGGTCTGGCCGCCAAAACCGGGATTGACCGACATGATGAGTACCACGTCGATCTGTTCCAGTACATCCTCCAGCCCGCTAACAGGTGTGTGAGGGTTTAAGGCAACTCCAGCCCGACACCCAAGCTCCCGAATGCGAGTCAGGGTACGGTGGAGGTGCGTACAGGCTTCGTAATGAACATGGATAACAGATGCTCCCCCTTCGGCAAAGGCTTCGAGGTAGCGTTCGGGCTGGGTAATCATTAGGTGAACATCCAGGGGTTTCTGGCAGTAGGTGCGGGCAACCTCCAGCAGTGGAAAACCAAATGAAATATTGGGCACAAACAAACCATCCATGACATCGAAATGTAGGTAATCGGCTTCGCTGCGGTTCACCAGCTCCAGTTCTTTTTGCAGGTTTGCAAAGTCAGCAGCCAGTAGCGAAGGGGCAATCGAAGGCGAATTCATGGTTGTTTGTGCGTTCAGAACAATCAATTCGTTGAAAAAGAAATGATTAAGCAAAGGCCTGTACCAATACTCAATTTTTTTATCCTGTAAAACTAAGTTTTTTTGCTTGAACGAGGAAACAAACCCAATATTGCCAGCCAGTCGTCAGTCGTTAGTTTTCGGTCAATAGTAGTTGGTACAAAAGGAATACCTAGGCAACAGATACTTTGACTTAACGCTTATGGATTGACGGCTAATGACTAACGACTTTATTTTTTATGAATCCCCAGGAACGAATTGCTGAATTGACCGATCGGTTAAACTACTATAATCACCAATATTATCAGAATAGCATTTCGGAGATCGATGATTTTACGTTCGATCAGCTATTGGCCGAACTAACTGAACTGGAAAAACAGTATCCGGAGTTCCGTCAATCTGATTCCCCAACCGTTCGGGTAGGTGGTACGATCAGTAAAGAATTTGCGACGGTCTATCACCGATTCCCCATGTTGTCGCTGGGTAATACCTATTCGGAAGACGACTTGATCGAATTTGATAAACGTGTTCAGAAAGGACTGAACGGACAGACGTATGAGTATATCTGCGAACTGAAATTTGATGGAGTAGCGTTGAGCCTGACCTACGAGAATGGCGTATTAGTACAGGGAGCTACGCGGGGCGATGGGGTCCGGGGCGACGACATTACCAATAACATTCGTACGATTCGGACGGTGCCGTTACGAGTTGGCGGAACGGCAGGGGGCAGTGGACAACGGGCAAAGAAAGAGGATGAACGTGAAGGGCAGTTGACCCTCGCATTCGATAGCAGGGATGCCGCTAAGCCCCAGAATCTTACCCCCCCATCGCTTTTCGAAGTGCGGGGAGAAGGCTTTCTGCCGCTGGCTGAATTTGATCGCATCAATAGGGAACGCGAAGATATTGGCGAACCCCTGCTGGCCAATCCGCGCAATGCGGCTTCGGGAACCTTCAAACAGCAGGATTCAAGCGCTGTCGCCCGACGGCGTCTCGACTGCTATATCTATTCTTTCCTGTCGGAGCCAGATGTATTTCAAACCCATGAAGAAAGCCTGATTGCCCTGAAGCAGTGGGGATTTAATGTGTCGCAAACCTGGCGGAAGTGTACCGATATCCGGGCGGTGATGGCGTACATCAACGAGTGGGATGAGAAACGATTTACGCTACCGCTCGGTACCGATGGTATAGTTATTAAAATCAATCGTTATGATCAGCAGCGCGAACTGGGATATACAGCCAAGAGTCCGCGCTGGGCCATTGCCTTTAAATACAAAGCGCTGGCTGCCAGTACGGTCCTGAAAGGTATTCGGTATCAGGTGGGCCGGACGGGAGCTGTTACACCTGTCGCCTTGCTCGCACCTGTATTGCTGGCGGGAACAACGGTAAAACGGGCGTCATTGCACAATGCCAACGAAATTGAGCGGCTGGGCGTTATGCTGAACGATACCGTGTTTGTCGAAAAGGGAGGAGAAATTATTCCGAAAATAACAGGTGTCGATCTGAGCCGACGTACTGACCAGAGTGTACCGATTATTTATCCGACTACCTGCCCAGCCTGTGGTACGCCGTTGATTCGGAAAGAAGGCGAAGCAAACCATTACTGCCCAAACGAACGTGGCTGCCCTCCCCAACGCCAGACTCGATTCGAGCATTTTATCCAGCGCCGGGCTATGAATATCGAAAGCCTGGGGGAAGGGAAAATCGAACTGCTCATTGAGCGGGGCTTGGTGGAAACCCCCGCTGATTTGTATGATCTGACAGCCGACCAATTGTTAGGTCTTCAGAAGACTTTTGTCGACCGTGATGGTGGGCTGGAGGAAACGGGTAAGCAACGCGTCGTGAGTTTCCGGGAAAAAACCGTTGAGAATATCCTGACCGCCATCGAGCGTTCAAAAGCACAGCCATTTGCCAATGTGTTGTTTGCCCTGGGTATTCGTTATGTGGGGATTACTACGGCTGAAAAGCTGGTCGATTACTTTGGGTCGATGGATGCTATAATGAACGCTTCGCTGGAAACGTTACTGGCTGTGCCGGATACTGGACCACGTATTGCAGAGAGCATAGTGGCCTGGTTTGCCGATGAAGAAAACCGCACGTTTGTTGAACGGTTGCGGGCGGCTGGATTACAGTTTGTAGGTGAGAAAAAGGTAGTAGAACCGGAGGGCGATACGCTGGCGGGCAAAACGTTCCTGTATACAGGCACATTTGCCAACTTTAGTCGCGAAGAACTCGAAGCCCGTATTGCCGCTAATGGAGGTAAACTGTTGAGTGGCGTTTCGAAAAAGCTTAACTACCTGATTGTCGGCGAAAATGCTGGGCCTTCCAAAGTCGAAAAGGCACAGAAACTAAACGTTCCTATGATAAGCGAAGACGAGTTTCTGGCCATGCTGGATGTGTAGAGTCTATTGAATGGTTGGGTTAGATAATTTGTGAAATTGCTTTAGTGAGGAAACCTATCAGTGAACCTGTTTTTGACTTTTTGAAAAGAAGAACTTGCGATTACCTCTTACCTGTAAATGACAAAAAAGCTACAGAAATAAAAGGTTAAACAGATTTAATATGAACTATTTCGCAAGCAAATTCCCGTAACTTTGTCTTTCTAAAATACTGTTTCCGCTAATGGATACTAAATTCCATGGGGTCGGTGTTGCTATCGTGACACCTTTCAATGCCGACCATTCTATTGATTTCGACGGTTTTGGCCGCGTTATCCGACACATCTCCGATGGAGGAGTGCGTTATGTTGTCCTTCAGGGCACCACGGGTGAATCGCCTACGGTGACGAAGAAAGAAAAAGCCCAGTTGCTGCAATACCTGAAGGAAAACAACCCAAAGAAGCTTCCGATCGTGTATGGGGTTGGCGGCAACGTGACCGCCGATGTCGTAGCGGGAATGAAAGATATTGACTTCGAGGGTGTCGATGCTATCCTGTCGGTTTGCCCATACTATAATAAACCTGGTAAACGCGGAGTAATCGAACATTTTACCCGTATTGCCGATGCGTGCCCTGTACCCGTTATTCTGTATAATATTCCCTTCCGAACGGGCATCAATATGTCGGCTGAGACGATTGTTGAACTGGCACAGCATCCAAACATTATTGGTGTGAAAGAAGCGTCCTGCGTGATTGAGCAGTGCATGGAAATTGTTCGGGACAAGCCCAATGATTTTCTATTGATTTCGGGCGACGATGTCCAGGGCGTACCCATTATCAGCATTGGCGGAGTAGGGGTTATGTCGGTGATTGCCAACGCATTCCCGGCTCGTTTCTCTGCTATGATCGACGCGGCTCTACAGGGTGATTTTGCTTTTGCGCAAAAAGAACTGGGCCATTTCCTGCGTATCGATCCATTGCTGTATGAAGAAGGAAATCCGGTGGGGGTGAAAAATCTTATGGAAATTCTGGGGCTGATTTCGGCCGAGGTTCGTCTGCCTCTGATGAAAGCTTCCGATGACCTGAGCGAACGCCAGCGTGCTGTTCTTCAGCGTGATGGGCTGCTGGAATTAGTGACCCAGTAACAGGTTGATAACAATCAAAAAAGCTCGCCTGAATCCTTCGGGCGAGCTTTTTTGATTGTTAATGAATTAACGGTTATCGACTTCCGCCACCAAATAACTTCGATACTAACCAGATAACCACACCGATACCGGCAATAACAAGAATAGCTCCAGTCCAGGCGCCCGCTTTAAAAATTTCGCCAATCGCTTCGCAACTGGTCAGAAAGAAGGTAAGAAACAAGGCCACCAGGGCTACGGGCAAAATGCGCAACAGGGTTTTCATAACGTTTACAAATTTTAGTGTAGCTGTTTTAAGCTTCGCTTTTTGAACGATTGCCTGATTAACTAACACAAATTCAGTTTGTTTAAAACCCAGCCTGTTACAGATTCCACCAGTACGTCCACTTCAGGACCAGCGCCCGGTTTTTAACCGAAAAGAAACCCGGTACATCCTGCCCAATCTGCGCTGAATTGGGTAAATAATTATCTGTATAGACCAGGAAAAAGTCCGATGCAGGCTTGTACCGCCATTGAATCCGGGCGTTCACATTCATGTTTTTCTGCTGCTCATTATATTGGACAAACGTAGTTAGATACAGCGTATTGGTAAGGGTAAGGTCAAAACGAGGGCTGACCAGCCAGAACGTTGTCCGGGCCCAGGGTTGTGGTAACCGGATATCGTTATAACTTAAGCTAGCCGCCAGACTTACGTAGGGCTGTATGCGATACCCCAGATCGGCTGTCAGATTCAGGCGGGTACCGTTGGCATAATAACCACCGTAGCGACTCGAAAATCCATATGTGAATACACTTTGGGGTTTCGAATCAAAATCGGTGCCCCAGGCTGTCCAGTAGTGTTCGGTGCCAGTCGCCAGC
This window of the Spirosoma aerolatum genome carries:
- a CDS encoding alpha-amylase family glycosyl hydrolase; its protein translation is MKKIYLATLLSSLILTTACRKSNQNQTENTPSDTTSIGAPPSPEWAKNATIYEVNTRQFSAQGNFKAIEAQLPRLKEMGVDIIWLMPIFPISQEGKQGTLGSPYVIADYKTVNPAYGTVADLKSLVNRAHAFGLRVILDWVASHTGRDHVWVSQHPDWYMTAKGKMTAPIDPVTGKPSSLTDIVGLNYDNPDMRQAMMEAMQYWVKEADIDGYRCNVAGLVPNDFWAELRPKLDKIKTVFMLSEWEDDPNQFKSGFNMNYSWSLHNIMRSIAKGESRATKIDSVRDANQKKFPAWYYQMIFTQNHDENAKNGTLTESFGPGADALIVLSSTLEGMPLVYNGMESNLNKRLAFTEKDTIPWGNYEKSDFFKTLLTLKHRNRALWNGLAGGKVVKIETDHDDKVYAFHRQRDNDRIVVVVNLSDQPQTARLMGDGYTGMYTEVFSHQPVELKPEILVTLKPWEYRVLTN
- the rpe gene encoding ribulose-phosphate 3-epimerase codes for the protein MNSPSIAPSLLAADFANLQKELELVNRSEADYLHFDVMDGLFVPNISFGFPLLEVARTYCQKPLDVHLMITQPERYLEAFAEGGASVIHVHYEACTHLHRTLTRIRELGCRAGVALNPHTPVSGLEDVLEQIDVVLIMSVNPGFGGQTFIPHTLQKVAKLNQLLTASGSTALIEIDGGVGEQNAQALVKAGADILVAGNSVFRSADPVEAIRQLKASSLPMMA
- the ligA gene encoding NAD-dependent DNA ligase LigA; its protein translation is MNPQERIAELTDRLNYYNHQYYQNSISEIDDFTFDQLLAELTELEKQYPEFRQSDSPTVRVGGTISKEFATVYHRFPMLSLGNTYSEDDLIEFDKRVQKGLNGQTYEYICELKFDGVALSLTYENGVLVQGATRGDGVRGDDITNNIRTIRTVPLRVGGTAGGSGQRAKKEDEREGQLTLAFDSRDAAKPQNLTPPSLFEVRGEGFLPLAEFDRINREREDIGEPLLANPRNAASGTFKQQDSSAVARRRLDCYIYSFLSEPDVFQTHEESLIALKQWGFNVSQTWRKCTDIRAVMAYINEWDEKRFTLPLGTDGIVIKINRYDQQRELGYTAKSPRWAIAFKYKALAASTVLKGIRYQVGRTGAVTPVALLAPVLLAGTTVKRASLHNANEIERLGVMLNDTVFVEKGGEIIPKITGVDLSRRTDQSVPIIYPTTCPACGTPLIRKEGEANHYCPNERGCPPQRQTRFEHFIQRRAMNIESLGEGKIELLIERGLVETPADLYDLTADQLLGLQKTFVDRDGGLEETGKQRVVSFREKTVENILTAIERSKAQPFANVLFALGIRYVGITTAEKLVDYFGSMDAIMNASLETLLAVPDTGPRIAESIVAWFADEENRTFVERLRAAGLQFVGEKKVVEPEGDTLAGKTFLYTGTFANFSREELEARIAANGGKLLSGVSKKLNYLIVGENAGPSKVEKAQKLNVPMISEDEFLAMLDV
- the dapA gene encoding 4-hydroxy-tetrahydrodipicolinate synthase; the protein is MDTKFHGVGVAIVTPFNADHSIDFDGFGRVIRHISDGGVRYVVLQGTTGESPTVTKKEKAQLLQYLKENNPKKLPIVYGVGGNVTADVVAGMKDIDFEGVDAILSVCPYYNKPGKRGVIEHFTRIADACPVPVILYNIPFRTGINMSAETIVELAQHPNIIGVKEASCVIEQCMEIVRDKPNDFLLISGDDVQGVPIISIGGVGVMSVIANAFPARFSAMIDAALQGDFAFAQKELGHFLRIDPLLYEEGNPVGVKNLMEILGLISAEVRLPLMKASDDLSERQRAVLQRDGLLELVTQ